CACCAATTCCTGGGTTTCATGGTGGGTCGACAGGCCGGGCCCGATGGCAAGCGCGTCGGCCGACTCGGCCATCTCCATGATCGCGCCCAACGCGCGACGGGCGATCACCCGTTTCGCACGCACTTCGGGAAGCGGACGCGCCACGGTTTCCAGCGAGCCGGCATCGACGGTGTCCACGAGAGATTCCGGCACCGCCGCATACGCCAATCCCAACCCGGTGCGGAGCGCCGCCGATGCGGCCAACACAACCGCGCCGGTCATCCCGGCCGAACCGCCAACGAGCAGGAGTTTGCCGAAGAGCCCCTTGTGGCCGTCGGGGGGACGTGCCGGGAGCGCTGTGCGCACAAAATCGTTGGTGATCAGCCGAAGTTGTATCCCTTCGGCGTCGATGACCTCGGGCGGGATGCCGATGTCGATGGTGGACAGCTCTCCGACATGGCCGCGTCCGGGCCAAAGCCACTGGCCGCGCTTGAGCGCCGCCAGCGTGTAGGTGCGATCGGCGCGAATGGCCGGCACACACAGCGCGCCGGTTTCACCGTTCAGCCCGGAGGGCGTGTCGACCGCGATGATGATGGCGCCGGCCGCGTTGGCGGCCTCGATCAACTGCGCGGTCAACCCGGTGATCTCGCCGCGGAATCCGGTGCCGAAGATGGCATCGACGATCAGGTCATAGGCGTCAAGATCGGGAATGGCGCGGGCCGAATCGATGGACACGATCTCAAGGCCGAGCGCACGGAGACGGTCGGCGTTGACGCGCGCATCGCCGCGCAGCGCATCGACATGCCCGAGGAGAAAGACAGCGACCTGCGCGCCCGCCTCATGCAGATGCCGCGCGACGACCATCCCGTCGCCGCCGTTGTTGCCCGGCCCGCAGAGAATCGCCACCCGCCGCTCGGCGGCTTCGCCTTCAAAGCAGTCCGCAATGATGCGCGCGGCGATTCCGCTGCCGGCATTCTCCATCAAGGTCAATCCGGGA
This portion of the bacterium genome encodes:
- a CDS encoding NAD(P)H-hydrate dehydratase — encoded protein: MRPHDLPPIVTPAQMRAIDERAIHGVGIPGLTLMENAGSGIAARIIADCFEGEAAERRVAILCGPGNNGGDGMVVARHLHEAGAQVAVFLLGHVDALRGDARVNADRLRALGLEIVSIDSARAIPDLDAYDLIVDAIFGTGFRGEITGLTAQLIEAANAAGAIIIAVDTPSGLNGETGALCVPAIRADRTYTLAALKRGQWLWPGRGHVGELSTIDIGIPPEVIDAEGIQLRLITNDFVRTALPARPPDGHKGLFGKLLLVGGSAGMTGAVVLAASAALRTGLGLAYAAVPESLVDTVDAGSLETVARPLPEVRAKRVIARRALGAIMEMAESADALAIGPGLSTHHETQELVRRLVERRSRPMVLDADGLNACARDARCLEADSEAPLIITPHVGEMARLLNQDNAAIAADREGAAVAAARRFGCVVVMKGAPTFVADPDGRIYLNPTGNAGMATGGVGDVLTGIIGSLLAQGVEPLSAALAGVYIHGLAGDVGAYEFGQRALLASDLVNAIPDALLALEL